One Ilumatobacter fluminis genomic window, GAAGCGCCCGACGTCGCGGCTCCCGCCGCGACGCCCGCGACCGCGCCCGCGGCCGTGGCGCCGACGACGCCTGCGACAACCGTTCCCGCCACGACACCGGCCACGACACCTGCCACGACACCTGCCACGACACCTGTCACGACGCCGGCGACGACGCCCACGACCGCACCTCCCACGACGGCCGCCGCGCCGGTGGAGGAGGCGCCGCCGCCCGAACCGTCACCGACCCGCGTGTCGCAGTTGGCGATCGGTGACTCGGTCATGCTCGGGGCCGCCGGTGTGCTGGCGGGACGCGGCTGGGCGGTGAACGCCGAGGTGAGCCGACAGATGATCGACACGGTGCCGCTCATGCAGCAGCTCGACGACGGCGGGGTGTTCGGCGACATCGTCGTCATCCACCTCGGGACCAACGGGCCGATCAGCGCCACCAGCCTCGACGGGGTGCTCGCACCGGTCGCCGACGTGGCGCGGGTGGTGTTGGTGACCGTGTTCGCCGACCGTAACTGGGCGGCGTCCAACAACGACCTGATCCGCTCGCGTGCCGGCGGCAACGTCGTGGTCGTCGACTGGGCGGCGCTGGCGCCACAGTGCCCGGGTGACTGCTTCGAGGACGACGCCATCCACCTCCGCCCCGACGGTCGCCGCTACTACGCCGACCTGATCGGCGCCGCAGCCGCCTGACAGGAGCCGGAAGTCGGCGCGACGCGTCCGCGGACGCGTCGACCGGGAAACCCTGTGACAGCCCCTGCGCCGGCTGGGGCGCATCCACCACCCCCCCCGCACCGACGCCCCAGCCGACGCAGGGTGCGGTGGTGCACAGCGGGGGTGGGCGGTCCGAAGCGAGTCGCTGCACGACGTGCCACGGCTCACGCGTCCGCGGACGCGTGGGAGCGGTTCGGTCCGGTCGAAAGAACCGTCCGGTGCCGGGTGCCGGCAGATAGGCTCTCGCCCGCTGGCGACGTGGCCGAGTGGCTTAGGCAACGGCCTGCAAAGCCGTCTACCCGGGTTCGATTCCCGGCGTCGCCTCCACAAAGATGCTGGTCACGGGCCCGGAGACGGGCCCGTGGTCACACTGTGGTCACCGTTGGGGTGCGGTCAGGCCTTCTGCGTTTGCAAGTCTCGAAGCATCATCGGGGTACATGCGCCAGAAATCGCTCTGCTGCCCGTTTGCCAGCTGATGTGTTGCCCCGGTGCCTTCCCTGTCCCCGAACCACACGATCCACTCGTCGCCAGTCACGTCAAGGTATTGGATCCCGAATCGTGTCAAGGCGCTGCCGTCGAGCGTTTGATCGGGTGGCGTGTGGAAACCGAACAGGGTCTGAGAAACATGGTCATCCGGTTCCGGCCCGAGTACGTCGCGCAGAGTATCGATGTCAGTTGACCCTGCGCTCCGAGTCACGTCGATGTTGGTCTTCCACTCCAGCCTCAGTCGGACGTGACGAATCGGCCTACCGCTGAAGTTGTAGACAACCGACTTCAGGTTCCAGAGCGCAAAGTCGTCGGTCGCGCCCTCGAGTTCCATGTTTACCCGGGCGATAACCGATCGAGCATCCTGCACTCGTAGATTTGCAGCCCTTAGCCACTCCCGCCTGTCGGCTCGCTCTTGCTCAGTTGATAGGGCGAATAGCGCAACCATCACTGCCGAGACGGTGCCTGCCGCCGCCATCCACTCGCCAACCGATCCGACACGCTTCTCGTGCAGGGGGCCATCGACTAGGGATAGGAGGATTAGAGCACCTCCGACAACAAGGAATACTCCTCCCGGGATCAGCCACAAACGCCTCACCGCGTTCCTCCGATGAACGATGCCGCCAGATCCGCCGTCGCCTCGTCGTCTCCGTCGAGCACGTCGCTGTAGACCCGGAGCGTGATGGCGATGTCTGCGTGACCGAGTCGCTGCGACAACACCTTCACGGGCACGCCTGACTTGAGCGGGGCCGTTGTGTAGGAGTGTCGAACGTCGTGCAGGCGGATCGCCGGCACCTCGGCAGCTTTGGTGGCCGCATGGAAGCGACGGGTCAGCACCTGCGGGTGGATCGGCGAACCGTCAGGCTCGGTGACGATCAGGGGAGTGTCGTCGCCCGCGATCGTCGTGCCGGCCACCTTGTGGGCGAGGCTCGGCAGTGGCCCAAACTTGGCGACGAGTTCGGTGTGGGGGATTCTTACGGCGTGACGAAACCCCGGTGCTCGCGCCAGCTCCCCCCTGGCGACCATCTTTCGGATCAGGGAGGCGCTGACGCCGTGCATCTGCGCGACCTCGTCGGCGGTATATGAGGCTTTCGGGAACGTCATACGATGAAGCCTCGCACTTGATGAGGATCGCCGTCCGACTGCCCGCTGTCTCGCTCGATCGCCGCTAACCGTCGCAGCTCCTGGGCCACGACCGCTGCGTCATGACGACCAAGACTCCCGTCGATCGCAAGGGAGCGGGCAAGTTGCTCGAGTTCGGCGGGTGGGGGCGATTGTCGTCGGTCATGTGCGCAATGATGGCGAGGGGGTGCGCGCTTATGGACGACGAGACATCAGAACGCCGAGGAGCGAGGCCTGATCCTCGATCACCGTTCGATCGTTGGTGTCAGCGTAACCCGTGTCGCCCATGGCAAACACGGCCCGCACGAGTTCAGCCGTGATCAGATCACGCTCGGTCTCGCTGTTCGCTGAGCCGGTGAAGAGCGGATACGTAAGCAGCGCGTTACGTCTCTGGTCATTTAGAACCGCGAGGTGCTGATTGGCGCGATAGTTGCGCACGACAAAGGCGAGTGCCCATGCGAGTAGTCCGAGAAAGAACAGCCTCGCCGTGAGCTGACGGACGAGGTCTCCCCATTGCTCGGACCCATCTTCGTTCGTAGCGACTTCAACGCTGTCGAAGAGATACAGCGCTGCCGCGAACGTCAGCACAACGAGAACCACCACAGCGACCAGATAGTTCCTCGCCGACTCTTGGTGCTGATCGGCTTGCCGCCCGTAGTGTCCGCTCAGTTCGTCGGCCCCGGCGTCGCCGACTGACTTTCGGACGCTTCGGAGTAGCGCATCAATCTCATCGCTGGCAGCACGAGCAGCCTCAGCCGACTGCTCCAGCTCAATCTGTTGTTCGGTCGCTTCCACCTCGCGGGCACCGACGTAGGGGCGTACGTGCTCAGCGAAGTAGTCACGCACGTTCTCGACTCGGTTGGCGATCTGGTTGCGAGCGTTCACCGGATCAGACTGAGCAGGCGTGAACTCCTCGATCTGGTCCATCGAGCTGAAGAGCGCTGAGAGATTGTTCGAGATCTCGGTGGCGGTTCGGCTAGGGAGCTCAACTCGGTCCTGCTCTGCAAGCAGCAGCAGCATCCGCCGAATGAACATGAACTTCGGCACCACCTCTTCGAAGTTGAGATCGCCGAGGTTGGCAGTTCTCGCCAGTGCCTCAATGTTGTCTACCGTCAGGCGCGCAATCGCCTGGTCATAGTTCAAGGTGTCCATGTCGTTCCCCCGCTGGATGACAGTGAGGGAGAGAGTAGTCCCGTTGGTCACACCGTGGTCACAACGCGTGACCACAGGGCCGAACTAGACAGCACAACGGGGGAGCGGTCGACGCCAGAAACGGCCATCTAGCTGGACTGACGCGAACGGACCGACACCGGCCGTCGTCACCCCAATCGGGTTCGATTCCCGGCGTCGCCTCCAGCGCAGGGCCCCCGTTCTCCGGAGCGGGGGCCTTCGTCGTTCCCGGCGACGGTTCGGGCGATCGTCCGGGCCGCGTGTCGGCGTCAGATGACGGGTTGGCCGATGGGGCCGCGGGGCGACATGCCGACCATGCCGGCGCCGGCGGGGACCGGGACGGGGATGTCGACCCGGTCGGTGCCGGCGGTGGTGGCACGGAACAGCGACAGCTCGGACAGCTCGGCGAGGGCGGTCATCGTCGACCCCATGGCCGGTGCCGGGACCGGGTGGCTGATCAGGAAGCCCTGCGCCTTGTTGCAACCGAGGTCGCGCAAGCTCTGGAGCTGGTGCACCGTCTCCACGCCTTCGGCGACGAGGTCGAGACCCATCGACTGTCCGAGGGCGATGATCGTGCGCACCAGTGAGCGGTCGTTGGTGTTCTCGGCGATGCCCTGCACGAAGGCCCGGTCGATCTTGATCCGCTGGATCGGGAAGTTCTGGAGCAGCGACAGCGACGAGAAGCCGGTGCCGAAGTCGTCGAGTGCCAGCTGGACGCCCATCGCCCGGATCTCGCGCAGGGTGTTCTCGGCGAGTTCGGGCTCATCGAGCATCATCGACTCGGTCATCTCGAGCCACAGCAGGTGTGCCGGCACAGCCGTGACCGACAGGGCGTGGCGGACGATCGAGGCGAAGTTGGGGTCGGCGATCTGGCGGGGGGAGACGTTGACCGACATCGTCGTCGACGGGGGCACGACGCCGTCGTCGATCCAGCCACGCAGTTCCGAGAGGGCGTCGCGCAGCGCCCAGGCGCCGATCTCGCAGATCATGCCGGTGTCCTCGGCGACGGGGATGAACGTGGCGGGCGACATGATCGTGCCGTCGGAGCGCTGCCACCGGATGAGGGCTTCGAAGCCGGTGACCCGACCGGTCGAGATGTCGACGATCGGCTGGTGGTACAGCCGCATCTCCTGACGTCCGATCGCACCGTGCAGCGCGTGCTCGATGTCCATCCGCTTGGCGACATTGTCCTGCATCGACTCGTCGAAGACGGCGACGCGGTTGGCGCCGTCCGACTTGGCGCGGTGGTTGGCGATGTCGGCTCGCCGGAGGAGTTCCTCGGCGGTGATCGAGCGCTTGGCGGGCACCATGGCCACGCCGACGCTCGTCGTGATGAAGATCGGCGCCTCACCGACGGCGATCGGTCGGGAGACGGCTGCCCGCAGCACCTCGGCGTGGATCACGGCGTCGTCGACCGAGGTGGTCGACGCGTCGATCACGGCGAACTCGTCGCCGCCGATGCGGGCGACGGTGGCGCCGAACGACGAGGCGGCCTCGGCGACGCGGCGGGCGACCTCGCTCAGCACCTCGTTGGCACCGTGGTGACCGAACGTGTCGTTGATGTTCTTGAAGCGATCGAGGTTGAGGTGGATGACGGTCGGCTGGTGCTCCGAGCGCCAGTTCGACTCGAGCACGTCGCCGACGACCTCGACGAAGCGGGTGCGAGTGGGGAGACCGGTCAGTTCGTCGGAGTGGACACGCTCGTGGAGCGAGCGGCGAGCGACCTCGTGCTCGTGCAGCGCGATGGCCAGCCGCACGACGACCAGCACGATGAGGAGCACGGTTGCGCCGACCCGTACCGCGATGTCGAGCGGACCGTCGGGTGGGCGCACGGCGGTGAGGGTGACGGCGCCGAGCACGCTGACGCCCATGATCAGGAGCCGCGCACGGCCCACGTCGGTGGGGGCGGGTGTGCGGTCGTCGAGGTGGTAGCGGAAGCTTGGATGGGCGATCGCGGCCAGCACCAGCGCGGCAGCGAGCGAGTAGACGGTCGCACCCATCAGCGAGCCCTCGACGTCGACGGTGCCGACCAGCTGCAGCCGTTCGGCGAACGAGCCGGCGGCGAAGACGATGGCCGACAGGGCGCACAGCTGCATCGCCCGGTTGCGGCGGAGGCCGTGGTTCCACAGGTCGACCACGAAGGCGGCGACGAGCACGGTGACGGGGAGGAACAGCGACGAGACGAATGCTCGCGACGCGCTCTCGCCCTGATCGAGCAGGGGCTGGGTCAGCAGGACCCAGGTGGCGATCGACGATCCGATGAAGACGACGGCCACTTCGACGAGGTACCGGCCGGCGGGTGCGCCGAGGCGGCGGGCGGTCGAGAAGCCGAGTGCGGCCACCACACCGATCGCCACGGCGAGATCACCGAGCATCTCCGGCCAGGTGAGCGGGCGATCGACGGCGATGTCGCGCTGGGCGTCGGAGAGCACGAGATGGAGCACGGCGACGGTCATCACCACGCCGTAGATGGCGTGGATGCCGTTGACCGCCCGGCTGTAGACGGCGACACCGACGGCGACCAGCACCATGGTGACGTTCCAGAAGGGGGTGATCACCTGGCCGGTGATCAGGCTGGCCGTGAGCACGAGCGCGATGACGACGAGTGCCATCCACGGCACGATCGTCCTCCAGCGGGACACGGAGTCAGCCATCGCGTTCGACATGTGTACGTTCGGGCCGACCGGAGTCCGCTTCGGACCGGCCCACGCTTGTATCGGTCCGATCGTCAAGATTCCGTAGAAATTTCTTCCATGTCGCGGTTGGCCGGTCGCGATCCGTGACGAAACCGGGACGGAGTCGGGCTCGCGAGCCGCTACCGTGGAGGGACGAGCGCCAGTGCGCCGACTCACATGAGCACTACCGATACGTTCACCACCGTCGTCGTCCCCGGCCCGCACTTGATGGCGGCGCTCCTCGGCCCACGCGACCAACACCTCCGTCAGATCGAGGCGGCGTTCCCGACGACGCAGATGTCGGTGCGCGGCAACGAGGTCTCCCTGCGGGGCACCGACGCGGAAGAGGTCGGTCGACTGTTCGAAGAACTCGTCGGCCTGCTCGAACGTGGTCACGAACTCGACGAACGCACGCTCGCCCGAGTGATCGGCATGGTCCACGAGGACGAGAAGCCGTCCGAGGTCCTGACCCACCAGGTGCTCAAGGGCGCCAAGGGCCGCCAGGTCCGTCCGAAGACGGCCGGTCAGAAGCGATACGTCGACGCGATCCGCAACAACATCATCACGT contains:
- a CDS encoding putative bifunctional diguanylate cyclase/phosphodiesterase, which translates into the protein MADSVSRWRTIVPWMALVVIALVLTASLITGQVITPFWNVTMVLVAVGVAVYSRAVNGIHAIYGVVMTVAVLHLVLSDAQRDIAVDRPLTWPEMLGDLAVAIGVVAALGFSTARRLGAPAGRYLVEVAVVFIGSSIATWVLLTQPLLDQGESASRAFVSSLFLPVTVLVAAFVVDLWNHGLRRNRAMQLCALSAIVFAAGSFAERLQLVGTVDVEGSLMGATVYSLAAALVLAAIAHPSFRYHLDDRTPAPTDVGRARLLIMGVSVLGAVTLTAVRPPDGPLDIAVRVGATVLLIVLVVVRLAIALHEHEVARRSLHERVHSDELTGLPTRTRFVEVVGDVLESNWRSEHQPTVIHLNLDRFKNINDTFGHHGANEVLSEVARRVAEAASSFGATVARIGGDEFAVIDASTTSVDDAVIHAEVLRAAVSRPIAVGEAPIFITTSVGVAMVPAKRSITAEELLRRADIANHRAKSDGANRVAVFDESMQDNVAKRMDIEHALHGAIGRQEMRLYHQPIVDISTGRVTGFEALIRWQRSDGTIMSPATFIPVAEDTGMICEIGAWALRDALSELRGWIDDGVVPPSTTMSVNVSPRQIADPNFASIVRHALSVTAVPAHLLWLEMTESMMLDEPELAENTLREIRAMGVQLALDDFGTGFSSLSLLQNFPIQRIKIDRAFVQGIAENTNDRSLVRTIIALGQSMGLDLVAEGVETVHQLQSLRDLGCNKAQGFLISHPVPAPAMGSTMTALAELSELSLFRATTAGTDRVDIPVPVPAGAGMVGMSPRGPIGQPVI
- a CDS encoding tyrosine-type recombinase/integrase — translated: MTFPKASYTADEVAQMHGVSASLIRKMVARGELARAPGFRHAVRIPHTELVAKFGPLPSLAHKVAGTTIAGDDTPLIVTEPDGSPIHPQVLTRRFHAATKAAEVPAIRLHDVRHSYTTAPLKSGVPVKVLSQRLGHADIAITLRVYSDVLDGDDEATADLAASFIGGTR